The Juglans regia cultivar Chandler chromosome 6, Walnut 2.0, whole genome shotgun sequence genome contains the following window.
CAACTCCTCGACCCGACCAACGAGATTCGTCACCGAGTACAAAACCCAGTAGAGCAACAACGCCGAAGCAATCAAGATCCCATTCCTCTGGCTCTTCGTGATGGACTTTTGGTGCCGAAGAGACTCCGAAGGAGTGCAGGCGCCGGGAGAGCCGCACGTAGGTCTCGTCTCGTACTTCCAGTAGATGTCCAAGAGCAAGAAGACGCAGAACGGGACGATCGAGAGGAAAGGTCTGAGAAGGGCTTTGGTGACGGACAGAAGACCCTTGCGGAGAGGGTCGAGTGCTGGGAGGGTCAACAAGAGAAGCATTACGGCCTCTGCGGCTGCCGCGTAGCCTAGCACAACCCATTCTAGAGCCATTTTTTGGGTGTTTGGGGGATGAGAAAAAGACGGGGAAAAAAACTGTTGTTGTAAGGGATTTTCCCAGGAAACTATGCTTTATGGACGGGATTAGTGTGTTGAGGTAGAGGGTTGGCTTTAATAAGGGAAGGTCGGGTAGTTGGATGATTTCATGTAGATTGGTCCTCTTGACTTTTTTTCCTTAGCGGTGAAGCAAAGCTGCAAGCAAGTTTCAAAGAAGGGACATTTGTGACTCGAATAGAGATAAATGAGAtagaataaaatgattttaaattaattaaataaagagtgatattatacaatttttttaacttctatatattaaattttttaaaattttttaattttttttgagtttatttttttaattttttttaattaatttaatttttctattcattatttatatattaaatatttgataatataataaaaattaaaaaaagtgtagtaTGTGGAGGTTATATGAATAGTAAgagattgtgtagattttttttaaataaaatattattttttaatattattattattttaaaatttgaaaaagttaaattatttattatattttatatagaaatttgaaaaaattataataataagataaattaagaatGTTTTTGTATTTAAACGGTACCTTGGTGGAGATATTACATAAAggatatgaaaaatgataattgcagtcgtgagtaCATGAACATagcgtaatcattttaaaaaagtgaataaatacgagacttatataaaaaaaattaactttttaataataaattctatctTTTTCCAAGTGACTGTATTGTACTTACAtactttataactatatatatatatatatagcattattcaaaGATATTAAGCATGACATAGATAATCACTTTTTGTGgttgaaatttattttacattttactaTAGTAATCCTAGTGTTCACTCGAGATTCACTCAGAATGCACTCAACACATCGCTTGAGTGAAGAATCCTAATTTTGCCGCCTTAAGATTTCTCATGTCGGGgcgtacatatatacatatatatatatatatatatatatatgaaggttATTTCATGTTTGTAGATGAGATTGAAGTGAGGGAGAGGCAAACAATGTGTAGAGCCTTCTTGTAAGAGAACAAAGTCCAATAGAGAGAGTTGAAATTGTGCGAGTAAAGTGAAGCTTTTATAATTCATTGTGTTATAATCTCCTCTTAATAAAATCTCCTACAGCTTAGTAGACGTATACAAAttgctgaaccacgtaaatattATGCTGTGTAATTGCGTGTGCACTTGATTCTTGTATTTCCGCATTTATTTCATTGTTTGTCTCACTATCGTTGCGTGAGTGTGGTGTTTTTCACAACACTCAATACTGGGCAGTTTGAGATCTATATTTCAGCCTCAATGACAAAGATTGAATTAGATCTTTCTTTGTCATCAATGCTCCAAGATGGAAAATACAACAAGATTATGagacatttctttcttttttatataagtaaacgaCTGTATTAATATAATAGGCATTATGAGACATTTCTTGAGCATTATAAAGTTAAGAAGGGAAAGGATGCAGGCAAAACTGAAATTACATCCAATCCCATTGTCCACTACAGTAATACATGTGGATATACCCTCAAATGGTTTAcctaaaaaaattctttgattcaatttcctttctttttctgtgGATACTGGCGGAATTAATTCTTCTCTGTATCGATGTGCAGTCCTCGGTCTTTCCAATCAAGGACAATATAcaagttaaaacaaaaattacataaattgaAACTACAAATGAGGAGTTTGGCTTGCTACACCTCCACAATGAAACAGATGGCTCCAAGCTAACTGATGCAAACCCTTCTTGAGAACTTCGCCGCCTGTAAATAAGCAAAAGATAGAAATTTGCAGGATGAGTTCAAGGCTTACAGATGACAAGTAAGCAAATTCAAGACTCGTTTCCAGTAGATGCAAAAATTGCCTATATGAACAAGTAATTCTTCCATGGTTAGTCCTATTTCTAAATAGTGAACACCATAATCACGACGACTCATCAGCCCATTTTTCTTAAGAGGAACTACGGTGCAACCTACAGGAAAAACTTTGAGAAGTTATTCATCTAACAAACTACTTAGAAAGGAGTCGCTCATATGCACACAGCTTTAGGTTATCAAACAGGATTCATTGAGGAACTTAAATAGGGATAGCTCAGGATCCTCGATGCCCAGGAATGTTGGATATCTGCATCTTGTTTTTCATTTAACATACTGGTCATATTACTGAGAATGTTACATTCCAACATTTAGTAAAACCAATCTAATCcagaatttcaaaacaaaaaccctGTGATACGAGAGCTTGGTGCGAGAGATGGTTGCCAGTAGGCAGTGCCATTGGATAGCCATCTGGAGAGTTGTGACTCGCCATTTGGCAAATGGATGGTGACATTTCAGACCTTGCACCCATGCCCAAAAgcttttttacttaatttacaTGTCCTTTTGAAAACATAGCTTCACCATTAATTGATTTCTCAATTCCAAAGAATTAAAGACATCCTGTTTTCTCAGTTcaatatttttgagttttatgcTTAGCATAATTTCAACTTTTCTGCATGCCTAATTGTCAAGTCAAGCTAAGAAGATATGATATGAAGTACCAGTGAAACATACCCCAAGAAATCCTTAATGGAGTTCCATAAAGATGCCACGCGTTTGATCTGTGGGCTTGAAGAATGGGTTTCTTGGTTTCTACTTTTATGTTTATCAGAGTCACCTTGCAGTACTTCtggaaagaaagaatgaaacaGGTATAAAAATCTGGATTTCCAGCAGGATGTTCACCAACAATCTACTTCAATTTAAAAGTGGTAATATAAGGAAAATAGCTGACAATACCGGTTGTATTGGCAAAATCAGAATGGAGTCTGCTTGATGCCCTAAGTAAGGACAATCTCTCAACAATTTGGCGTTCTGTATCACTGCCATTACCAAAGTTCATTTGGGTTTTAAACATGTGCAcaagataacaaaataaaaataggatcACGCCAATGAAACTATCATCACATAGCTAAGCATCGTAATTCCATATTActatgaagatatttttaagtTTAGCTTAAGCAATTAGTTTGCCAGATAGTCATCTGATATAGATGAGAGTGGGATTTTGTTTACATTCAGTTAAGCTTGTAGATGGTTTGACTAGAGTATTGGAGTATATGGTATCCTCTTTGTCAACGAAATAGCTTGGTCTCCATTGGGTGCCTCTTTCAAGACTAGGTCTATGTGGGATTatgtgattgagaagattgagcaTCGTTTGGCTAGCTAGAAGGGAATTTATTTGTCTAAAGGCAGTGAGATCACGTTGATCAAGAGTACTCTGTCCACATTGCCTACATCTTTTCCATCCCTTTTCCCCCTCATTATTGTGGCCAATCAAATAGAGCAACTACAATGGGATTTTATATGAGGTGGTTAAGGCTAATAGTTCAAATTGCACCTAGTAAACTAGAAAATGTTTGTTCTCTGATCTGAGAGAGGTTTGGGAGCTTGAAACCTGCTTCTGTTTAATCAGACCCTTCTAGGGAAGTGGCTTCGGCATTACCAACATGAAGGAAGGTCTGGTGGAAAGCTGTAGTGGACTTTAAATTTAGTAGTGCTTGAGGTGAATGGTGCCCTAACAAGGTATACGAGCCGCCTTGTTAAGTGGGATTGTGAAAAGATATCTGAAGAGGATTATTGGAGTTCTCCGGAGGCTCCTCTGAGTGGAATGCTAGTTTTTTCAGATCAACACATGACTGGAGGTTGATGTCTTCACAGAGTTTTCCAGTCTCTTTTAGTCTACTAGATTATGTCTTAGATGTGCATATCAGACCCTTGGAACCCTTCCATGAAAGGGAAGCTCACTATTCGATCTTCCTATCAAGTCCTTGTACCTTTAGGATAACAactcttttccttggaagagtatttgaTGGACTAAGGAGTCTCAAGAGCAGTTCTTTTTTTCGCTTAGAAAACCTACTTAGGGAAGATCCTCATCATGAAAAACCTAGGGAAATGTCAAATCATTGTGACAGAtttgtatgtgcaaaaagagtgggAATCTATAGACCACCTTTTACGCCATTGAAAATTGTTAAGAGTCTCGTGGAATGGCTTTTTCGGTAGAGTTGGGTAAGTGTGGATTATGCCCAGTAGAATAGTAGACCTTTTTCCAAATTGGAGAGGGTTATATGGCAGCCCTACAAATTGTAGCAACGTGGAATATGGCCCCCATCTGTCTactttggtgtatttggagggaaaaaatgatagaaaatttgATGATTGTAAACACACAAGGGAAAAGCTTAAGAGTTTCTTTCTCAAATACTTCAATCCTTTGGGCAGCCACAATAGACTTTCATGTGCTGAATTTTCATGCTTTCTTCTATCATTTTCTACTTCTAATTAAAGTGTTTTTCTCGTATACATCCAATGTACTTGTTCTATGCTTTTgtgttttctaataataaaattttttgataagtaataatttattcaagaaataggcataagcccaagtacacaggacgtatacaaaggaaacacCTACAACTTCCACAAACGAAAAGAAACTAAATGCCAGAAAACTAAAACAAGTGCAGAAACTTATCCTCCATTACAAACACTTTAACCCAAGAACTCAAAGTactcaagaaaaaatccctaagatCTCCCAATGAGCGTTCTTTATCTTCGAagcatctcccatttctttcaatccatatgcaccacataagacagagaggtatcatcttccaaactctcACCGCCTTCTTACAGCCCTTCAAACCCTTCCACCCTTCCATtaaatccaccacttctctaggcattacccaatgtAAACctgtccaactcaaaacctcagTCCACAAGAATCTTGACACTTTGcagtgaagaaaaagatgatttaCAGATTCTCCTGCCCTTTtacacatgacacaccaatcagctaTAAACAGACCTCTCCTTCTAAGATTATCAGTGTCAATACTTTACCCAAAGATGCCACCCAACAGAAAAGCAACCTTACTGGGAACTTTCACTTTCCATAtacttttccaaggaaaaacacAACTACTATGACTTGACAAAAATCTGCAATAAGATGAGACTGAAAACTTAGCATTTCCAGCAGGGATCCACACCATACTAACCTCTCTTTCAAGCACCAACTTTGAACCGTAGAGTTTAACCAGCAGAGCCTTAACTTCATCCACCTCCCAATCATTGACATCCCTTTAGAAAATGATATTCCATTCAACCTGGTTATTATTACTGCAGTAAGAATCATAAATAGATGCATTATGATCCCTGGCAATTctgaaaattgaaggaaaaaccagCTTGAGAGCAGTATCCCCACACCACAAATCATGCCAAAAGAGAATCCTCTTACCATCTCTCACCTTCAATctgaaattattggagaaggaatcccaaccttttctaataaatttccacaaaCTAACCCCATAAGCACCACTGGCagctttagaacaccaaccgcCCCACAAACTTCCATATTTCACTTCTATCACATTTTTCCACAGGGCTTTACtctccaaatgatatctccaaagccattttccaaaTAAAGCTCTATTAAAAACCCTTAAATCTTTTatccccaaaccaccacaaTCCAGTGGTTGACAAACCTTCTTCTAACTAACCAAGTGAAACTTCTTTTCCTCACCATagcctccccataagaaatttCGAAATAAACTCCCAATCCTCTTTTCAACACTTGCCAGAAGAGGAAAAGGAGAAAGGAAATAGGTGGGAAGGTTGGACAAagtactctttataagagtTAGTCTTCCCCCCTTAGACAAGTAGATCCTCTTCCAACCCGCTAAcctcctttcaattttttcaatcaccccatcccatatattGACAGCTTTAAAAGAGGCTCCCAAAGGAAGCCCAAGATACCTCAAAGGCAAAGAAGAGATTCTGCACCCCGGTAAATTAGCCAGATCTGATAAATTCTGAACATCACCAACaggaacaatttcagacttaGACAAATTAACTCTTAACCCTGAAGCAGCTTCGAAACATAGCAAAAGTGCTCTTAAAACACGAAAATTATCCGAATCAGGCTCACTAAAAATCAAGGTATCGtcagcaaataacaaatgagagaTCTTTAAACAATTCCTAGTCTCATTACCCACCACACAACTGGACAGCAGATTACCCTCCACAGCCCTatcaatcattctactcaaagCTTCCATAAccataacaaaaagaaatggggaaatgggatcaccttgcctcaaaccGTGAGAACTACAAAAGAAACCAGCCGGTTCACCATTCAccaatatagaaaattttgaagtcGAAACACAATGCTTAATCCACAAGCTACATTTAGCACCAAAACGAAATCTCCTCagtaaataaacaagaaaatcccagcttacatgatcataagccttttccatatccaatttaataaGAATCCCAGCTTTCCCACCTTCAACCTACcctccaaacattcattagcaattaaaaCAGAATCTAAGATTTGCCTTCCtctcacaaaagcattttgagatgGTGAAATAATCCTCTCCATCACCCTACTCAAACAATTTGCCAGCACcttagagataattttataaataccaTTCACcagactaataggcctaaaatctCTTATCTCCACAGCCCTTGCCTTCTTCGGTATAAGAGCAATGAAAGTAGCACTCAAGCTCTTCTCAAACCTCCTATACGAATGAAACTCAGCAAACACCTTCATGATATCATCTCTAAAAACGTTCGAGCAATCTTGAAAAAAAGACAAAGTGAACCCATCCGGACCTGGAGCCTTATCCTTGTCCATACCCTTTACCACATCTAgaatttcatcttcttcaaactctctttCCAACCACACAGCTCCAACTGCTCTATAGAATTAAAAGCAAGACTCTCCAGTTTTGGTCTCCAAGaaaaattttctgaaaacagCTGctcataaaaattcacaatgtgTGCCTTAAACATCTTCTTGATCCGTAATCAACCTGTCCCCATCACGAAGGACCTCAATCGCATTATAtcttctatgagagtttgccatttgatgaaaaaatttagaacacCTATCCCCCTCCTTCAGCCACAACACCCTCGATTTTTGCCTCCATTAAATCTCTTCCATCAAGGCTAAATTTTCCAGTTCGAAACCACCCCTAATTTTCTGATTCTTTCCTCTTCCGATAACAACAATATCACCtccttttcttccaaaaattgCTTGTCCTCTATAAGCCGCTTCCTCTCTCTAATAATAGAATTCTCCATTacttacaaacaaaaaaaaacaagttataTAAGAAGTAGACAGAAATATACTGTTAAAAGCTGTCCAACTTATCCACTGCATAGGAAAGAAGTATAAACAGCAAAATGGCACACACCTGACAGCTTTTGGGATCAGAACATTGACAATGAAGTGATGATCACCTCTCAGAGAAGGTTTATTGATGTTTGGAACCCCCATGCGTGAAATTTTAACTGTATCTCCAGGCTGAATCCCGGAGGGAATTTGAAGATCTTTCAAACCCTCAACAGTTTCTACCTGAAATCACATTAAGATTTCTAAgtcaatttatttattcatattttgaaCCACACCAATATCACCGGCCATAGTGCTCTGGAGAATACCATAACTCATGCTTATCAGACACCCCACAATTCAAAGATGACTGAAGAAAGTAGGAAAAACAACACACAAGCCAgataaaaatattcaagaaaCTTAGGTGTgactcttgtatatgtcccgtgtacttggcttcgcctattatcaataaaatacttatttactgataaaaaaaaatattcaagaaaCTGAAATGACAGAAGAATGTAgataaaaaaaagggggaaattACATTTTGCTCTACCGAATTGCCATCCATTTTTCTCTGTGGACCAAACAGTACCAAAGGTCCAAAAGTTTCAGTTGGTACCATACACTATGAAAACTGCAATGTGCACTCCCTGTCCATCTAAGGGATTAATTTGGAACTTAGGGTGCACAACAAAACCTATTGGTAGTTTAAGGTGCAAATTGAAACATATTGGCAGTTAGAGTGCAAGTTAACCCCTAGAGGTTGGCTCAAGTcataaaggccttgggcttagGGGTATGCTACCCCCAAGTCTAAGAttcaaatcctcttgggtgcaaacaatctctaggggccatcggattggggatttttcccttaaattatccgaggtgcacttgtgggaaatttcttgctgagggcctgtgcaccccctgTATTAGTCATTAGTCAGGATGCTGTtcccggacacccggtgccaataataataaaaaaaaagtgcaagttAGAATTGAACTCTTCAATTTGATTGCATtttcaaaacaagaacaaaGGCCAAGTTAGATACCACTTAACCTGCTGAGTCAGAGGTAGTATTAATGGTATTAGCTGGTCAATCATGTCACCAAGTTTGTTAGGGATGAAAAATCAAAGTGGAATTGCCTCTTGAATTATGCTCTTTTTTTTCTATAACTATGGATTATGCCATAGAAACTAGTGAAACCTAAGATGGAATCCCATTTTGGTAGATCTTATTAGATTCACGATACTATTTCAAGTTGTTTCTGGACAAAGTGATCGACAATTCCAGCTTACCTTTCTAATCTCTTATTTATCTGGTGATGAAAGTTAAGTATAACAAAATCAACATAGAAAGGAAAACGTGAAGCAAAATATTAATCACatcaaataatttgttaatagaaCTTAGTAGATGAATGACAAAGAACAATAAAACCTCTCCACCTCTAACTCTAGGAGCTATTATTACCTTAACTACAGTCCCTAGTATTGCCTCAGTAtagtcaatattaatttttgagtaaaGCTGTAAACCTTCCCTCCAAATTCCACGCTTTTCATCTACATGGAGGACCAAATAGAGATCACCAACTACACCCctgccaaaaggaaaaaaagacagAAGAGTGAATCAAAGTTTAAACATCCCTGTCATGAtaccttatttttcttttatgttaaaaaatatattataaagaaaaaaaatattatctataaatctttttgataagtactttATGTCATGTAAAGTGAAAAGCACATTACAAAACAAACATATAAGAGCCTGTTTTGTTCCAACTTTTACGGCTCATTTTCCGCTCTCAGGTtcattaaaacagaaaaaaaaagtccaaaaatgTGTTACCGGATGTGTTTCCTAAGACTATTTCCAACTTTTActtaccagttttttttttgtatttctttggTTTCAAATTTAGGGTAAAACAAAATGATCAGAAATAAGATATTTCTAAATGTTTTTCTTGTTCTCTagtaacaattttaaaaaactatttttgagAACACAATCAAATAGCCCTGATAATGAGCATGTCGTAACATGataaaggggaagaagaagaatggaatGCCAGTTAGAGATAGTAGTAGTAGTGAAAATGGCATTAGTAGGATTTGAAAACTCAAGCTTTCTAACCAATCTGGGCTCCACCAATTTCCATACAAGTTTAGGGCATGCTTCTGCTGAGTTTTGGTTGAATTATGAGGGGTGCTAGGCAGCTAGCACCGCTAGGTTTTAGACTCCCATAACAAATTAGTGAGTCAGCATTTTCTACTtctgattttctttattctttcttctttttttttttttatcttcagcAATGCCGTTAAGACTTTTGAGTCACAAACATCATATTCTAAGAAATCaagttatttttcaatactCTAGTCCATTGTTTACAAACTCTAACATCTGTACACTTTCATATTCTTCAGAATcctcaaaagagaaaaattaccTCTATAATATTCAGGCTTGAGTATAAGAGATGATGAATGGGATCTCATATTATCTGGGAGAAGTTCCTGCCCTTTATAATGATTACAAAGATTTTAATTGTAACATTAATTCGTCTCTTTGAAGTATGACCCAAATTTGGTTAAGGCTGTCCTTGGGTCGTTACAAAGAGTATCAGAGCTAATCCCAACCAAAAGTGTGGGACTCGAGCCTTGCCACCAATAATGTAATGGTCTGACAAGAATGTTAGGAATTTGCAGGGGAAGAGTATAACGCCGTACATTGAGTATAGGAGGTGGTGAATGGGGTCCTACATTGCCAGTAAGTTCTtgccctttataatgattccaatggCTTCAATTCTAATCtggactagtccttttggagtataggcctaGATATGGCTTAGGTTTTCCTTTTAGTCATTAGAATCACTTTGTCCATAAATTTCATCATACTTTTTGGCCCCAATTTTAGGCCACAAAGCAGctcaaattttacaatatagTCGATCTATATTGTATCCACCCACTCATGGACTTAAAAAACACTTCACCAAGAAATTATTAGCAATTTAAAACCATACAATGGACCAAAATGAAATCAGGACAATATATCAGTAATAAGCCAAAGTTATGCCCCTTAAGGCACtcttcattttcactcttttacTTCTTCCATATCCCTTTTTCAGATTAATCTTTCTCAGTTTCTGGAGCTGTTGGCACCAAATAGAAACAGAAAGAGCCAATTTCTAGAATCACTTGGCAAAACTCTGATTATTCAATTTAAAGATTACATAagtaaaattcaatttaaaaaaaaaatctggaattGATAGCAAACCTGTTCTTATTGGCATTCCCTTCACCTGGAATTTTCATTGTTGCTCCATCACTAACGCCAGGTGGGATGACCACTTTCATGTTTCTCTTTGACCGCACTTGACCACTGCCACCACACCTTCGGCAGTGATCAGTGATTATCTTTCCATCACCACCACACTTGAAGCAAGTCGATACCTAAAAAGTGGTATAATAACATCCATGCAGCAAATCAAACAAGGGAAGTGAAATCTAAAAGAAAGATGGAAGGAGAAAGATTATATGGTCAGCCCATCCTATGTGCctataattgataatattagCTCAAACAAAACTTGTTCCACATAAGATAAAAGCTGAGTTACAACAAAGAACATTAAGAAAATAAGCTGCATT
Protein-coding sequences here:
- the LOC108979713 gene encoding uncharacterized protein LOC108979713 — its product is MALEWVVLGYAAAAEAVMLLLLTLPALDPLRKGLLSVTKALLRPFLSIVPFCVFLLLDIYWKYETRPTCGSPGACTPSESLRHQKSITKSQRNGILIASALLLYWVLYSVTNLVGRVEELKYRVQKLKDSNE
- the LOC108979711 gene encoding chaperone protein DnaJ, whose amino-acid sequence is MPMTLTTSSSSSYANLINPFSNFPRIPSFAVWPNSFNPSPTLIRLCLSSSACGFFNRNYGISNPSFGFFRRRSCCASIKAAGTDYYSTLRVGRNASLQEIKSAYRKLARKYHPDLNKGPGAEEKFKEISAAYEVLSDDEKRSLYDRFGEAGLQAENGGSSGGSQGVDPSEVFSAFFGGSDGLFGGMDDLGGINFNLRNKQNQALDIRHDLYMSFEESIFGGRREIEVPCSETCDKCDGTGAKSNSSIQSCSQCGGRGGVMKSQETPFGIMSQVSTCFKCGGDGKIITDHCRRCGGSGQVRSKRNMKVVIPPGVSDGATMKIPGEGNANKNRGVVGDLYLVLHVDEKRGIWREGLQLYSKINIDYTEAILGTVVKVETVEGLKDLQIPSGIQPGDTVKISRMGVPNINKPSLRGDHHFIVNVLIPKAVSDTERQIVERLSLLRASSRLHSDFANTTEVLQGDSDKHKSRNQETHSSSPQIKRVASLWNSIKDFLGRRSSQEGFASVSLEPSVSLWRCSKPNSSFVVSIYVIFVLTCILSLIGKTEDCTSIQRRINSASIHRKRKEIESKNFFR